taatagtaggaccgaGTTGTAAAAGGCATAAATCATGAAGAATTTTAAAGAAAtagcaagaattgaactcacatgatatgaaaatatgaaaaaaccAGCTTTTTCCAgacctcctatggcatttttgcTGATGAATTGTGAAgatatctctagattttcaatttactctttgttttatatgtttaatttgcaaaattttcaattttgcccttgtttctccttattttcttgctaatTCTTATGCCCAAATCGTCCAGCCCATTTTATTTGGGTTTATTTGCCTTTTAAAACCCTCCTCATTAGTTACTTAAGCTTTTTAAtcactaattaactaattttgtacctttttcaatttagccctttttaaccaATTGGCTAtccaaatgttaaaattttctaacaaaattttaatactatttcaATGATACTccattaatatttttgaaaatatttatgactcggtttatgagttcaaggtctcgatacctcgttttagacccaatttacttttaatttcttttaaaatcacaaaattcactaatccAAAAATTCTTCCTCCATCACTCTTGACTCAtaggtatttatttatttaattttaaaactcattttaagaTTTAGTGATCTTGAATTATTGTTTCGACACTATTAAAAATTagatttgttacaatatatatatatatatatatatatatttgtatgtgtatttaaatatttcacatataaacataATGACATTTGAAATGATAAATTGAAATATTGcacatataaaatatttgaaatatcataccCACAATGTAGATGGAAAAACAATGAGATTTGAAAtgttttacatataaaaataataattatatttgaaataattatttcattttataatattagaaatcaCCATATCCACCatggagaaaataaatatttgacatataaatattatatataaagaaaaatatatgaaaaagaatAGTTGATGTTTGTATGATATATAAAgaaattattaatttcaaatattttaacattgtatatgtaaaatatatatttttattataaattacataattataatttgattttataaataaaaattattaattaaaagatgaattaaaaataaaaattaaaattatttatttatttattaaaaacgatctattccttcaattttcgaaaaaagtaaaaaaaaaactcttttttACATATATGAGTAATTTAGCCAATACTAAGTTATATCTTGTTATCTCAAAAAAAACTATTTAATGCGCGGAGAAATTTGCATGATGAATTAATTAAAGAAATTccatattgttttataattaagTAATAGTAACGTTATAAAAGTATAGGATTAAATTATggcaaataaaaaattaaatctcaaatGTTAACATAGTTGAAGGACTATAATCGGAATTATGCCTTTCTTCCctcaaatttataattttcaactGCCGTTTGATTTCACATCTTGCCGAAAAAGACCCCCAAATTCCTAATCAATTCTTATCCCCATCCTGAGATAAACCCTAACTTTTCTTAATGGATTTCTTCAAGTCAATTTTCGCGGACGATCCGTACCCTCCTGATCCCGAATCTGAATCCAATTCCCTGAAAGACCAAGACTCTGCTCCCGATTCCCCTCCTAAGCAGTCCGATTCCAACCCTACCGGGTGGAGCTTCGGCGATCTGGTCAAAACGATTGCGAGCAGATCGGAATCCGTAATCGAAGTCTACCGTCGCGATCTCCAGGAATTCGGGACGGGCCTGAAAAATGAAATTGAGGTAGCGCAAGGCTCGTTAGGCAACGTTGGGCACGCAATTGACGAGTTAGGGAGCACAGTTTTAAAAGGAACGGTTCAGATCATCAATCAAGGCAGAGATGTAATCCTAGCTGCCAGTAACGAATCTGATTCACCTTCCTCCGAAAGCAATAGCAGAAGTTTCAGTACTCAAAGTGGTTTGAACTCGAGAGGGTACAGCCGATTCGATGCTCAATTAAGGGCAATTCAAGGAGATATTAGTACTTACGGTGAAGAGCCGGAGGATTTCGAGGATTATAAGAAGTGGAAATCAGGGTTCAATTTGGAAGATAAGAAGGGAGACGTTGAGAGATTGATGGAAGAGAATGGGGAAATAGAGAGTATTTATAAAAGGGTTGGTGGTGTTTCAGATGGGATTGATCAAGAGACGTTTTGGTGTAGGTATTTTTATAGGGTTTATAAGCTTCAGCTAGCAGAGGATATGAGGGTTAAGCTTGTTAAGAGAGCAATTTCAAGGGACGATGAGGATGAGGAGTTGAGTTGGGATGTTGATGACGATGATGATGAAGAGGTGGATGTTAAAAATGTCGGGTCGAACCCGATTTTGAAGAAAGATGATGAAATTGTGGAAGAAAAAGCTGTGAATTTGGAATCTAATGGTGATTTTCCAGCGAATAAGGAGCAAGTTGAGAAAGTTGAGAAGGATAAGGAAAAGAATCCTGTTGAGGAACTGAGAGTGGAGAGTGATGATGCAGAAAAGAAGGGACATGCTGATGAAAAATCAAGTTTTGGCAATGTGGTGACCGAGAAAGTTAATTCAGAGAAGGATGATGGGGTATCCAAGGAAAATTCAGTGTCGAAATCAGTAGAGAAAGTAGCTCCCGAAGAGCAAGATGATCGTAAGAAATCCAGTAATGACAATGGTTTGTCAAGCCGCCCTTCAATGCCTGGTGAGGAGGATCCTGGGTGGGATGAAATCGAGGATCTCAGTAGCATTGATGATATGAAAGCGACTCATGGTGGTAACTCAATTTCAAATAGAGCTGATTTGAGAAAGCGACTTAGTACTGCAGAAGAAGATGAGGATTTGAGCTGGGATATTGAAGATTGATGACAAACCGGTTAAAGCTTGATGAAAATTGTTGATGTTTGTTACCCATAGAATTCATTTCATCTGCATATAAAGCATTCTACTGTTTGTCCCCTGCAAGTGTTTTATAATGCGGAGGattcattttcctttttcatttGAAACGCAAATTATCTTCTATGATTGTGTAGCTTTTAACACTTGATTGAAATGAAATTGAAGAAATAAATGTTCATAATTGATATGATTTTCATTTATTTCCAGAACCATTCATGAAATACTCTGGTTGCCTGTTCGTAATTTATGCAGGGCTACATGAGGTGGGGAAACAACATTTCCAGTTCCAGGTTTGATGATGCTATGTTGAAGCCTGGCTTTGGTAAGAAAGAACAAAAATATCAGTTTTATAGATGGTAAAGATATGAATTACATAACCAAAAAGTAAACTAATACCATCTGTCTGTAAAAgaagattaaaatataaataacttGGATAACTTGATACAAAATCCCGGAAGTCGTCAGTAGAGCTAATTCACACTCAAACTTAAAGCTCAAACTACCTCTAAAGCCCTACCATGATGTTCAACAGGTATTGTAATAATGGCTAGGATCTAAACTTGcagagggaagaaaaaaaaaagggggaaaaacaAACATTACAGCACTTGAGCCGCATTTGTACAGTAAGTAAATGCTCTTTCAGAGCGAGAAGTATGAGGATTCATGTTGCTTTGGCCCTAGGGCTGTTGCCTTAAGCTTTAACTTACTCTAATTTCCCTTTGAGATTGTTGCTTGGTTCAGAAGTAGACTCTGAAACGTGTGTTTCGACAGCAGAAGGTAATGCGAGCATTCTTCCTTTCTGGGCTCGCGGTGGAAGGTGCTTGGTGTGTTTTTTTGATCCCATAGTCCAGGGCAAGAAGACCCCTGTACCTCCACGAGGAAGTTTTCTGGGGCTCACTACCACTGGGCGCACAGGCGCTAGCATGACAACAGGAGCACGAAGGACTCCCCATTTTGGCATTGTATCAAGTGCCTCGTAGCCACTAAGAACTCCATTTGACATTGCATATGGACCTGGTACTCCTGGTTGCCATAGAGTCATGGCACCAGACTGGGGAGTAGTTGGCGGTGACTGATGATTAATATCGGGCCGGACTCGGAAGAAGGTAATGCTGACCCTCTTGTTTGGAGACGGGCACATCACATGCCTTGCCATGTCAGAGCTATTTCCCCTCATAACTAAAAGAGACCTGTAGAACAACAGTAAAATACAAGATAAGAGGGAGACAGCCCAATCTGAAGGACAAATCAAATGAATATACTCTTGAGATACCCTTCTTTCAATGGAAGTTGGAGTGGCCCTCTATAGTTCCCTTCACTATCACTCGTAAGAGTTAGACCGAAAGCCATTGTCGATTCAGATAGGAGAAGAGTGGAGATAGGTTGCTCCAAATGTGGTGGtttaagaaaaggttgtgaataTTCATCCTGCATTAAAGGAACATAACTACAACTTCTATCCTAGGTGATATTGTACGCAGAACAAATAGCCGAGAAAGGTGAAAAAAGTATACCTCATCAAAGAAGTTAATGATGCAGCCATTTGGTTTCTTATATTCAGGTATAAGTTGCCATTGGATCAAGTGCTCTATGACATCTTGAAGCAGAGCAGGAATCGGTTCGATGTTGACTGTAAAACATTAGAAAGAAAGGGCTGATTAAAGGTACTTGACAGTATTCACAAGGGATCAAGAACAAATTAAGAAACCAGAGAAACCAAACAGAACCACTGTATCACAGCGGTGGGCCTTACTAGTTTGGTTGTTACTTGTCGGCTCCTCCTTTATGTGTCCGAAAATCGGAACACCGAACTGAATCAGCTCTCGCTTGTTTCCTTTAATTTGtttgttgaataaaatgaaagtCTCACCTTAGTCATCCAGAAAAGCAGAATCAGTAGGAAGTTGATTAAACAGAGACTCGGACAAAACGTCTCTCGTCGAATATCACTTGAAACAAGCAATTGCGGATTAATGAAATGAACAATCCACACTACAAATTCTTTAAGATGGTAACCTGTTAAAACATGaaacaagaaaaggaaaaaggCAACCAACCATTGTATAAACACGTAACGCACCCCCAACGAACTTCAAATCTAAACCCCTAAAACTAAATTGACCTCTTTTGAAGTACTTGGCTACAGCCAGTATAAGTTATGGTAATCATTGAATTCATCAAGCAGAAACATGAATCAAACTATACCTGTTTCAAACTAAGCTACAACAGAAGGGATAACTATTTCAAATCTTCATCATAATATTTCTAAAACAGGCTCAATTCGGCAAGGCTTTAAAGTGGGATGGCACCTGACAATTCCCCATTCTGGCCGGAAGATCGAAGTTCACTCATCAAGTTACTCAGCTTAGCCATCTCCGACTCGGTGAACACGTCCTCATACAACTTCAATCCTTTCACAACATTCACCTGCATTACGGATAtcggtaaataaataaaaaacgagATATCTTATTACAGGTATCagtaaataagtaaaaaaaaatgaaCACACCATGTGGCCCTTTACATGTTCCTTGGCAGAAAAACCTTTCGTCAGCTTGATTTGAGAAGGGCGTGCATCACATTCTTCATGGTTAGAACAAATGTCGATGTTTTCCTCAACATGTTGAATTTCCTGTGAcccttcatttttttttattgaattattattaaaaaaataatattagttcTAACGTAGGACTTAGCTGTGTTATCTTTTAATTAAATTGGCCTTTAGAACACTAATTTCGAAGTTGGAACAAAAAGGTTTGGATAGGTACATCAAAAGGACAGAATAAACTGCAGCTTGTCCTCATGTCGGATACCATAACCTgctttccaaacaataccaaatttactctctttttttccttttttcctgtCGTGGAATTCAATTCGATCATCATTGGATCGCTCGCTCAAAAGGGCGACATGACCAGGGAAAAGCAAACTCAGTCAACCGAGTCGACTCAGCTCGAGTCGAGCAAGTTTAGTTGAGAAATTCAGGTGAATCCCCTCCTACAACTAACCCCAAGCAAACAGCACGGTCCACGTGATATCATGATGATGCAAAAGTTGGAGGATTAGACAGTTGAGATGAGAAGCCGCCTAACCATTAAAATCATTGGAACCATCCCCGGGCGGAGAACTCAAATTAACTGTAAAACTGAATCAGCCGAACCCTTTCTCTGTTTTTTTCTAAGGTTTTGGCCTCGAAATCCTCAAACTCGTCGCTTAAACCTCGGGAACATGCCTACCGTATATGACTACTGTACTATTACTCTTTCATCATTAAAAACATTTTTTAATgcaaaacatattaataaaagatcacctttttaattaaaaaagGGGGAAATTTTGATCTCGTGAAAAGTACGACATCTCTTTTGGTTTTTTTACCAGGAAACCGTGAGTTTGAAGAATCTTATAGAAAAAGGGCGgaaatttttacttttttaatgAAAACCCTGCATCATGATCTAATCCCCACGTTGAATTCAAAGTcagagaaaattttgaaaaggcACTGGAAACGTTGAATATCTGATCAAACCTGGaaatatacatcattttgtttggTTACATGGAAAATGAAGGAAAATGATTGCGCCTTTTTACacgaaagaaaaaaagaagggtATAAAGAGATTCAATTTCTCGCTTGACCAAACACCGTAAGAATTGAGATTCAAATGCCTTACGCCTCTCTGCCATTAGAACAGACAAAAAAAGGGGACATTTTTCTCTTGTCTTTTTGGTTGGttgataaaaaaggaaaaaagaagaaagaaagcaaATTTGAAGAATTCAAGTAACCAAACTGATCGATTGGCAATAATGGAAGAAAACAGAACCAAGGCCAGAGTTTTGTTTTCTTCAAGCACAGTGAGTGTCGTAGGAATCCCAGTAACTTGGCCCGATTTTCCGTTGAAAATTCCAACAGGGAAACACCCAGAAAATAGGCAAGATCCAGAGGATCAAACAGAAATGAGTTCAACAGAGGAACAAATCGTAATCAATGTAAATATGTATATAATTGAAAAACAATCAAACTTTATAATAGAAAATCACTTTTTTCTTTTAGTCGTGAGGTTACCTGAATCAGTAATGTCACTGTCAGGGGAATCTTCTTCTTCCTCGCCACCAACTTCCCCATTTGCTTCATTTTCCACCACTTCCTCGGCGACTTTCTCCTCCTCTTTCTCATCATCCAAACAACCGCCGTCTTCTCCTCCTCCGCCACCGCCACCTTCCACTTCCTCCTTGCCAATTCCATCTCCTCCTCCGGTCTTCTTGGCAGTCACCTGTTTCAGCTCCGCCGTCACATCAGCAATGGAGTGGTACTTCTGCATCTGCAACACCGGAATCCAATTCAACCGCCTCCTGTGGATCGCCGCGAACACCGCCTCGTACTCGGATCCTTCACCGCCCCCTCCTTGAAGCTGCGCCAAATGACCGCAAAGAGCATCGATGATAGCATTGGCCGCCGCGAATTCCCCTCGGAACCAAGAAATGATCGTGTCCTTGGCCAAAACATCAGCAACAGCCGGCACAGCTTGCATCATCGGTACCACCGCTGCTGGTCCCATAGCTTGAACCCTTTCCCTCGGCGTCGCTGCCCCCGCCGCCATTGGCATCTCTACCGTCCACCCTTTCCCTTTACTAATTTGACCAAATAGGAGGAAGCCGGAAACAACTTTTCTTCTGGGCTCTCCGGATGCTCCGAAGATTGAGTATTGGGAGAAACACCTGTCGGCCGATATTTCAGTTGATATTGTTGAGAGAATGAAAACAAGACTTTGAAAGCAAGATGGTGGAAGCTACAATATGGGTTtttgttttgtatttttttattattgtattGGTGTTAGAGAAGAGGCAGAGGGTTATATATTTTGAGGAGCTTTAAGGGAGTGACTTGTCCGTACGTGTGGGTGCCCACCCAGAAGGTGGTGACATGGCAGCCTATGGAGATGGTGACGTGGCTTAACCAAGTGGAAGGAATGGAAATTCCAAAACCCTGTAGTCATTGTGAAATTACCATTCCACCCCGTGAATGAATAATATTAAATGTTGCTGAGTAATTACCATCTTCTATGGCTAAATACAAAGATATCACCTTAACCAGTATTACATTTACTTTGGGGGAACACCATAcacactctctctctctctttttttttttttttaaaataaatacagTAGGAGAGGAGAGGTTGAGAGTTTTGACTATGCTTTTTTTAgagttaaaaaaaaatcaaaatctttttctatatttgattatttttcccaagtccaACGCAACCACCTGAAACAAAAACAAGTACCATTAGCACATGCCCATGGAACATTTCACATCACTTTACAAACGCAAATAAAAATCATTTCTTTGCTTCATTCCCTAATTTACATCTTTATTGCGAAAATTATTGGTTACATTAActatcaaatttttaattaaaactagATTTACTCAATTTTGATGAGGGTGGCTTATGGTTTAAGTCAAACTTAATCaaatcaaaaataataataataataataattatggcATTCGTAGGGCATCCGTCATTCTTTTTTCTTATTCAAAATAAATTAGAAAGTTCATTTTGATCATATTTATCTCAATTCATAAATAGAAGAATAGTACGTTTcaatcatttcaaatctgcattaTCAatcgaattttttttatttacaaaaaGAAATCACATTCCAAAAATCAAAAAgataattatttatttcaaagtgcATAGTAaatgtaatttaattttcattgtccttttatataatttttcagAGGGTCTAGAAAGAAATATTCTTGTCCTAAATTTGACAAATTGATTCGGATACCtaatttctttattattatttttggtaaAAAAGAATGAAAGTTTCAAATTGAAGtaattggtcattttgatattccAACATTAAAAGTCTGTTGAATTGTAGAAATTAATTTGAGATTTGAATTTCCTAACAAACCAAACTAGGGCTGCGCCAGGGTAGGTCCAAAAATGCTAAATTTACCGCTTTACTTCCTTGTATTGGTACAATTAATAAACGCGATCCACCATTTACAATCTAGATATGTGAATCCCCCTTTCATCTTCtccttatatttatattttgaatttcatCCTCCAAAAATATTGGAGATGTTTATTTACCATATATGTTTGAAATATAATTTAATGGTACTACCAGTTTGACAAGTAAAGAAACAGCATCCATGCTTTTACACCTAAATGATTAATTAACATCTTAAGACATTAATAAATCAATCACGTTTATCTTACTTGGCCTCTACTCCTATAGCATCCCATTATTTACTTCAATCCAAATTAAAGATGTGTATATTAATTATCTACAAAATCAAAAATATATCATatgtttttttattcattttactcACATTGCAATCAATCCTATTATAATTAAACACGTGGGAATATAAAGGATGCAAATAGTGAAGAAGATGACATGCCATGTTCTTATATGTTTGTGTTATATGacatttgaaattattttatattttaattattatttttttcataaaTGTTAGTGAATAGAGGAGGAACCAACCAACCGAAGCAAGTTGGCGAACCAAAGGGGGGCGGGCTAACAAAAATGATGGACATTGACGACAAACAAAAGGTGGGCAATGTTGTGTGGGTCCAACACTCCACGTTCTCATCATTTTAGAGAGGGAGAGAGTTGGTTATAAGGAGGGTGGTGGGGTTCACTTAACGACGGACCCTCCGTTGTTGGCACATATTTAATACACCAGAGAATGTAAGGTGCGCCGGGACCCATCAAGGGAAGGGTCAGTGAGGAACCCCTCCGCGCCTGCTCTCCAGCCATTGTTGTGCGCCACCGAACCAAACTAACCAACATATTTACGGACAATGCCTCCCCCACTAATCACAAGCCACACACTCTCTTTTACCGCCCGCTACTGTtttcttccttcttctttttttttttttttattactataTCTTTATTGTATTTTAACCTTTTAttgaaaaaataagtaaattaatcacTGAATATTAGATAACTGAGAAAAATAGTCTCTTCATTTAATTTTGgtgtttatatataaaatataataataattttaatcctCAAATTTTATATACTTATTCAATTTGACCTCTACTTTTTATTGCAAGAATATTAGAATTTTTTAAACTAGTAAGATTAAAAGGTCAAAAACCCTTAGTAACAagtttaaaaatcaattaaactcttttaaaattatttttaaaaactcataaaattataaacaaaattataaaaattttattaaaaataacaatccCAATCCATTAAAATCTAATGGTcataagatttaaaaaaaattgacccTACTCTTTATTGGgttggtatttttatttttaataaaatttataattttaaaattttatacttttttaaattttaaaagggtttaattgattttttaaaattgttaagtCCTTGTTGACCCTTTAGTCTTATtagtttcaaatttttaattttcttccAATAAAGAGAGCAGAGATCAAATTACATAAATGTGTAAAAAGCGAGGGTTCAACaccaatataaatatttaatgatGCAATTTTAACAGATAAATTATTTTCCTCAttgatcaaaatataaaaattaatttatccatagaaaataaaaactaaaatgcaATCATAGGGGATTTTGTACTACTTTGACTAGAAAATTACAAAGTTTTGCAGCTAATAAAAAAATAAGTTGAGCTGTCTTATTCCCAAATCTAATAAATCAAAAGTTATAAGAAGTTTCCTTAATTGTTTCCAAGTTATTTTTGTTGGATGACATGGATTATGCTGCTTGATTCAACCTTAATTAGGTCttctttgttgttttttttttttttttaatttgtcatAATAATTATTAAAGTTTAAAATATCATGCCATTTACATTCGCTTTCATGATTGGTTGgtctttcatttgtttattttagcATTGGATACTTACTTTTAGAATAAATCCTTGCATCCATCTTtacaatataatattaaaataaaaaaatagaaaattcctAATAATAACACGGCTCTAACCAAAATCACATTTAAAACGGCAAAAATATTTACcatcaaaataacacaaagttCAAAACCAAATCCTTTTTTAACTACAATTCTTTACACGATTGACCAATTGTTGTTGAATGTAGAATAATTAGGGAATGAAATCTTACAGGCTTAGTTTGATTCGTTTCTATCGTTATTTAGATTTTCATAAATATGTATATAGAAATTGGGAATGTAATGAAAATACATCCATTGGACAGATACGTGTAATTTGAAGTTGAAAAAAGATGTCTTGTCATGGAACCTATCTCAATTTATTACAAAATCATCATGTTATTCGCTACTCTAATAATGGACACTTGATAGTGTTCAATATCACAACTTCAACTATAACTTTTTTCTTgtttttgttagaattaagtgatccgaatttttatttaaataaaatacgatgaaaaaataaaagtaaaattcatatagaactagacttcttttatcttcttttatcttcttttatcttattttagaataagattttttaaaccttattaaactccatctattttatattgattaggataaggtgtttcaatcctactagaatatgactttacaagcctataaatagccatagtttattcctcttgtattgattcaaattttcgacatagtgaattttcttctcctttgcccgtggtttttttcctgaaagggtttccacgtaaaatttgtttgttattttattttattttatttttcacaaattggtatcagagcttccgggttgttcatctcgatcacggtaatgacatctttgaagtatgaaatttcgcttTTAGattgcaacaccagatttgcgttatggcaaattaagatgcaagtagttcttgcacagatggatctggaggatgccctactagggatagataagatgccttcgacattaacagatgaagagaaaaaGCGTAAGgataaggatcgaaaggcgttaacacaattacatctgcatttgtccaacgaaattttgcaggatgtgatgaaagagaagactacCGCTGCATTatagaagaggctagaacaaatatgtatgtcgaaaactctaacaagcaagttgcatatgaagcagcgtctttatgctcatcatttggaggaaggcgcgtctgtacacgaacacttaacagtgtttaaagaaattctctcaaacttggaggccatggaggttcagtatgataaggaagatctagggttgattctactttgttcgttgcccccatcTTATTCCacctttagagacacaattttatatagccgcagtctctcacagttgatgaggtttatgattctttaacctcgtatgataagatgaagtattttgtggttaaacccgactctcaaagagagggtctcattgttcgtgggagacaagatcggaatgctgatgatgatcgtggtaggacacaggaacagaaccctcgtggtaaatctaagggtagatcaaagtcttcaaacagaggtaaaacttgtaacttctgcaagaagaaatggcatattaaatctgagtgttataagctacaaaataagattaaaaaggaggctgcgaatcaaaagggaaaacaaccagaagaTTCTAGTGAAGCTGATGTTTTAGAAgattacagcgatggtgaacttctagtcgcttctgtcaatgattctaaagtaagcgatgagtggatacttgattcaggctgcaccttccacataagtcccaatcgggattggtttacaacttacgaaacagtgtctgaaagtgttgttttgatgggaaataatgcttcgtgtaaaatcgcaggtgttagaacaattaaagttaagatgtttgatggagttgtcagaacacttagtgacgtacgacatgttctagaattgaaaagaaatttaatttcgttgagtactctttaTTCAAAAAAGtatagatacacagctgaaagtggggttttaaagatttccaaagggtcctttgttgtgatgaaaggtcagagaaagattgccaagttatatgttttgcagggttctactattactggtgatgcagttgtcgcttcctcttccttgtcagatgatgatattactaaactttggcatatgcgcctagggcatatgagtgtgaatggcatgacagaattgagcaaaagaggacttcttgatgggcaagggatttgcaaactgaatttctgtgagcactatgtttttgggaagcaaaagagggttcgattcactagaggaatccataacacgaagggaacgttggagtatattcattctgatttgtgggggccatccagagtgccttcgagaggtggagctaaatata
Above is a genomic segment from Gossypium arboreum isolate Shixiya-1 chromosome 8, ASM2569848v2, whole genome shotgun sequence containing:
- the LOC108453127 gene encoding uncharacterized protein LOC108453127; the encoded protein is MDFFKSIFADDPYPPDPESESNSLKDQDSAPDSPPKQSDSNPTGWSFGDLVKTIASRSESVIEVYRRDLQEFGTGLKNEIEVAQGSLGNVGHAIDELGSTVLKGTVQIINQGRDVILAASNESDSPSSESNSRSFSTQSGLNSRGYSRFDAQLRAIQGDISTYGEEPEDFEDYKKWKSGFNLEDKKGDVERLMEENGEIESIYKRVGGVSDGIDQETFWCRYFYRVYKLQLAEDMRVKLVKRAISRDDEDEELSWDVDDDDDEEVDVKNVGSNPILKKDDEIVEEKAVNLESNGDFPANKEQVEKVEKDKEKNPVEELRVESDDAEKKGHADEKSSFGNVVTEKVNSEKDDGVSKENSVSKSVEKVAPEEQDDRKKSSNDNGLSSRPSMPGEEDPGWDEIEDLSSIDDMKATHGGNSISNRADLRKRLSTAEEDEDLSWDIED
- the LOC108453126 gene encoding RNA demethylase ALKBH10B-like, with protein sequence MPMAAGAATPRERVQAMGPAAVVPMMQAVPAVADVLAKDTIISWFRGEFAAANAIIDALCGHLAQLQGGGGEGSEYEAVFAAIHRRRLNWIPVLQMQKYHSIADVTAELKQVTAKKTGGGDGIGKEEVEGGGGGGGEDGGCLDDEKEEEKVAEEVVENEANGEVGGEEEEDSPDSDITDSGSQEIQHVEENIDICSNHEECDARPSQIKLTKGFSAKEHVKGHMVNVVKGLKLYEDVFTESEMAKLSNLMSELRSSGQNGELSGETFILFNKQIKGNKRELIQFGVPIFGHIKEEPTSNNQTINIEPIPALLQDVIEHLIQWQLIPEYKKPNGCIINFFDEDEYSQPFLKPPHLEQPISTLLLSESTMAFGLTLTSDSEGNYRGPLQLPLKEGSLLVMRGNSSDMARHVMCPSPNKRVSITFFRVRPDINHQSPPTTPQSGAMTLWQPGVPGPYAMSNGVLSGYEALDTMPKWGVLRAPVVMLAPVRPVVVSPRKLPRGGTGVFLPWTMGSKKHTKHLPPRAQKGRMLALPSAVETHVSESTSEPSNNLKGKLE